One Mycolicibacterium crocinum DNA window includes the following coding sequences:
- a CDS encoding DUF5319 domain-containing protein translates to MRDHLPPGLPPDPFADDPADPSAALDALEPGQPLDPQERAAVEADLADLAVYEALLAHRGIRGLVVCCDECQQDHYHDWDMLRANLLQLLVDGTVRPHEPAYDPEPDAYVTWDYCRGYADASLNEATSDYDGFR, encoded by the coding sequence GTGCGCGACCACCTCCCACCAGGCCTGCCACCAGATCCGTTCGCCGATGACCCGGCCGACCCGTCGGCTGCGCTGGATGCATTGGAGCCCGGGCAGCCCCTGGACCCCCAGGAGCGCGCCGCGGTCGAAGCCGATCTGGCAGACCTGGCGGTCTACGAGGCACTGCTCGCCCACCGCGGAATCCGTGGGCTGGTGGTCTGCTGCGACGAATGCCAGCAGGACCACTACCACGACTGGGATATGTTGCGCGCCAACCTACTTCAGCTGTTGGTCGACGGCACCGTCCGTCCGCACGAGCCGGCGTACGACCCCGAGCCGGACGCCTACGTCACGTGGGATTACTGCCGCGGATACGCCGACGCCTCACTGAACGAAGCGACGTCGGACTACGACGGCTTCCGCTGA
- a CDS encoding beta-phosphoglucomutase family hydrolase, protein MDSGGIGQRRPRVLGLPDEVHACLFDLDGVLTDTARVHTRAWRSMFDGYLERRAQRAHSAFVPFDPVNDYRTYIDGKKRQDGVRSFLASRNIDLPEGDFDDPSTAETINGLGNRKNALFQQILQKQGVEVFDGSRRYLEAVHAAGIPAAVVSSSANTEQILEITGLDRFVQQRVDGVTIRDENLRGKPAPDSFLRGAQLLNVEPAHAAVFEDALAGVAAGRAGKFGFVVGVDRLGQADALRDNGADVVVTDLAQLLDPQ, encoded by the coding sequence ATGGACAGCGGGGGGATCGGACAAAGGAGACCGCGCGTGCTGGGACTGCCAGACGAGGTACATGCCTGCTTGTTCGACCTCGACGGCGTCCTGACCGACACGGCCCGGGTGCACACCCGCGCCTGGAGGTCGATGTTCGACGGCTACCTCGAGCGACGGGCGCAACGAGCTCACAGCGCATTCGTGCCGTTCGACCCGGTGAACGATTACCGCACCTATATCGACGGCAAGAAGCGGCAAGACGGCGTCCGCTCGTTCCTGGCCAGCCGCAACATCGATCTGCCGGAAGGCGACTTCGACGACCCGTCGACCGCCGAGACGATCAACGGGTTGGGCAACCGCAAGAACGCCTTGTTTCAACAGATCCTGCAGAAGCAGGGCGTCGAGGTGTTCGACGGGTCGCGGCGTTACCTCGAGGCGGTGCATGCCGCGGGCATCCCGGCGGCGGTGGTGTCGTCGAGCGCCAACACCGAGCAGATCCTCGAGATCACCGGGCTGGACCGCTTCGTGCAGCAGCGCGTCGACGGGGTCACGATCCGCGACGAGAACCTGCGCGGCAAGCCCGCACCCGACTCGTTCCTGCGCGGAGCGCAACTACTCAACGTCGAACCCGCACACGCGGCGGTGTTCGAAGATGCCCTCGCCGGGGTGGCGGCGGGCCGGGCCGGGAAGTTCGGTTTCGTCGTCGGCGTCGATCGGCTGGGCCAGGCTGATGCCTTGCGGGACAACGGCGCCGACGTCGTCGTCACCGATCTCGCCCAATTACTGGATCCGCAGTGA
- a CDS encoding glycoside hydrolase family 65 protein, whose translation MIRGDAFPIEPWQVRETHLNLDQLAQSESLFALSNGHIGLRGNLDEGEPFGIPGTYLNSFYETRPLPYAESGFGYPEDGQTIVDVTNGKILRLLVDDEPFDVRYGDLDEHERILDLRAGTLTRRVRWRSPAGKQIKVVSTRLVSLVQRSVAAIEYVVEAVDEFTRVTVQSELVANEDQPEQSDDPRVSAVLKHPLEAIQHEATEEGSLLVHRTRASKLMIAAAMDHLVEVPGRVEIDAIAHEDIARTTVICGLRPGQKLRIVKYLAYGWSSLRSRPALRDQVAGALAGARYTGWDGLLKAQRAFFDEFWDCADVEVDGDPDVQQAVRFGLFHVIQASVRAERRAIPGKGLTGPGYDGHAFWDTEGFVLPVLTYTKPDAAADALRWRASILDLAKQRAELLDLQGAAFPWRTIRGEECSAYWPAGTAAWHVNADIAMAFERYRTVTGDHSLESDCGLSVLVETARLWMSLGHHDRDGVWHLDGVTGPDEYTAIVRDNVFTNLMAAHNLRSAADACARNAETAYEMGVSTEETAAWRNAADSTYIPYDAHLGVHQQCEGFTKLREWNFTAETVYPLLLHQPYVRLYPSQVIKQADLVLAMQWQSHAFTDDQKTRNVDYYERRTVRDSSLSACTQAVMCAEVGHLELAHDYTQEAALIDLRDLHHNTRDGLHMASLAGTWTALVAGFGGLRDDEHILSLDPALPEEISRLKFGLHWRKYRLAANVTHDEVTYTLRDGPDGKLTIRHAGEELTLTTRTPTTVTLRTREALLPAPEQPPGRAPRRHSAE comes from the coding sequence GTGATCAGAGGTGACGCGTTTCCCATCGAGCCCTGGCAGGTCCGGGAAACCCACCTGAATCTTGACCAACTGGCGCAGTCGGAGTCGCTGTTCGCATTGTCCAACGGGCACATCGGATTACGTGGCAATCTCGACGAGGGCGAGCCGTTCGGTATTCCGGGGACATACCTGAACTCGTTCTACGAGACGCGACCGCTGCCGTATGCCGAGTCGGGATTCGGCTACCCCGAGGACGGCCAGACGATCGTCGACGTCACCAACGGCAAGATCCTGCGACTCCTGGTCGACGACGAACCCTTCGACGTCCGGTACGGCGACCTCGACGAGCACGAGCGCATCCTCGACCTGCGGGCGGGAACGCTGACGCGCCGGGTCCGGTGGCGCTCCCCTGCGGGCAAGCAGATCAAGGTGGTGTCGACACGACTGGTGTCGCTGGTGCAGCGCTCGGTCGCCGCTATCGAGTACGTGGTCGAGGCCGTGGACGAATTCACCCGTGTCACTGTGCAATCCGAGCTGGTCGCCAATGAGGACCAGCCGGAGCAGTCCGATGATCCGCGGGTGTCGGCCGTCTTGAAGCATCCGCTCGAGGCGATCCAACACGAGGCCACTGAAGAGGGTTCGCTTCTGGTGCACCGCACCAGGGCGAGCAAGTTGATGATTGCGGCCGCCATGGATCATCTGGTCGAAGTGCCGGGCCGGGTGGAGATCGACGCCATCGCGCACGAGGACATCGCGCGTACCACGGTCATCTGCGGGCTGCGGCCGGGCCAGAAGTTGCGCATCGTGAAGTACCTGGCGTACGGCTGGTCGAGTCTGCGATCTCGGCCGGCGCTGCGCGATCAGGTGGCCGGCGCGCTGGCCGGCGCTCGCTACACCGGGTGGGACGGTCTGCTGAAAGCTCAGCGGGCATTCTTCGACGAGTTCTGGGACTGCGCCGATGTCGAGGTCGACGGTGACCCGGACGTGCAACAGGCGGTGCGGTTCGGCCTGTTCCACGTGATCCAGGCCAGCGTGCGAGCCGAGCGGCGGGCGATCCCCGGCAAGGGACTCACCGGACCCGGCTATGACGGCCACGCCTTCTGGGACACCGAAGGTTTCGTGCTGCCGGTGCTGACCTACACCAAACCCGATGCGGCCGCCGACGCGTTGCGCTGGCGCGCTTCCATACTCGATCTGGCCAAGCAGCGGGCCGAACTGCTCGACCTGCAGGGTGCGGCGTTCCCGTGGCGGACGATTCGCGGAGAGGAATGCTCGGCCTATTGGCCGGCCGGCACCGCAGCCTGGCACGTGAACGCCGACATCGCGATGGCGTTTGAGCGGTACCGCACGGTCACCGGAGACCACTCACTCGAATCCGATTGCGGGCTTTCGGTTCTCGTCGAGACGGCACGGCTGTGGATGTCCCTGGGTCACCACGACCGCGACGGCGTCTGGCATCTCGACGGAGTCACCGGGCCCGATGAATACACCGCCATCGTCCGCGACAACGTGTTCACCAATCTCATGGCTGCGCATAACCTCCGGAGCGCCGCCGACGCCTGCGCCCGCAACGCCGAAACCGCCTACGAGATGGGCGTCAGCACCGAGGAGACTGCCGCATGGCGAAATGCCGCTGACAGCACCTACATTCCCTACGACGCACACCTGGGTGTGCACCAGCAATGCGAGGGTTTCACCAAGCTGCGGGAGTGGAACTTCACCGCCGAGACCGTTTATCCGCTGCTGCTACACCAGCCCTACGTCCGGCTCTATCCATCCCAGGTGATCAAGCAGGCCGACCTGGTGCTGGCGATGCAATGGCAGAGCCACGCGTTCACCGACGACCAAAAGACCCGCAACGTCGACTATTACGAGCGTCGCACGGTGCGCGACTCGTCCCTGTCGGCCTGCACCCAGGCCGTCATGTGCGCCGAGGTCGGCCACCTGGAACTGGCTCACGACTACACGCAGGAAGCAGCGCTGATCGACCTCCGGGACCTGCACCACAACACCCGGGACGGGCTGCACATGGCGTCGCTGGCCGGCACGTGGACCGCGCTGGTCGCCGGCTTCGGCGGCCTCCGCGACGACGAGCACATCCTCTCGCTGGATCCTGCACTGCCCGAGGAGATTTCACGGCTGAAGTTCGGGCTGCACTGGCGCAAGTACCGCCTGGCCGCCAACGTCACCCATGATGAGGTCACCTACACCCTGCGCGACGGGCCCGACGGGAAGCTCACCATCCGGCACGCCGGCGAGGAGCTGACGTTGACGACCCGCACCCCGACCACGGTGACGCTGCGGACGCGCGAGGCCCTACTGCCCGCTCCCGAGCAACCTCCCGGGCGCGCGCCGCGCAGGCACAGCGCGGAGTGA
- a CDS encoding WhiB family transcriptional regulator, which yields MPQPQQLPGPNADIWDWQMQGVCRGVDSSMFFHPDGERGRARAQREMRAKEMCRSCPVIAQCRSHALAVAEPYGIWGGLSESERELLLKRGIRRSA from the coding sequence ATGCCACAGCCGCAGCAGCTACCTGGCCCGAACGCCGACATCTGGGATTGGCAGATGCAAGGCGTCTGCCGAGGCGTCGATTCGTCCATGTTCTTCCACCCTGACGGCGAGCGTGGCCGCGCCCGCGCCCAGCGCGAGATGCGCGCCAAGGAAATGTGCCGGAGTTGCCCGGTGATTGCTCAATGCCGTTCCCATGCCCTGGCTGTCGCCGAGCCGTATGGCATCTGGGGTGGATTGAGTGAATCGGAGCGTGAGTTGTTGCTCAAGCGCGGAATTCGCCGATCCGCCTGA
- a CDS encoding anti-sigma-D factor RsdA: MPDFGRNSRNDDPSLDAILASERFIDALAAGYPVAPQDRADAELADLLGGWRDEMRWPPATGLITERDAVTALRAGLAEKQSSGRSRRGLSIVGAAAAGVLALGGFGAVVAGAGPGDSLYGLRTMLFGTPTQVRDDQVALASAKEQLAEVQQLVAKGDWEGAQAKLVEVNSQVSTVADQPEKAQVLEQWNQLSAKVVQKDPEATVPPGITYTVPASAPEQLVPAVITPSNGPEVPPTSVPDLPSITISTTPSDGTGTSGPSTSETPTSPTQQTDPSTTTTVPTTTTVAPTTTTQPTTTPPTTPTSATTTTTRLPTTTTTTTTLAGATSSVSSAAQSPALATTTAAAPEPPAAAATTSTAVVEQQQSSVPATVPQTIASVPSTAFQTPRTQSPNAVITTTMMFPMPQAPQLPQLPKLPSFGGQGS, from the coding sequence ATGCCTGACTTCGGACGAAATTCTCGCAACGACGATCCGTCGCTCGACGCCATCCTGGCCAGCGAGCGCTTCATCGACGCCCTGGCCGCCGGGTATCCGGTGGCCCCGCAGGACCGAGCCGACGCCGAGCTGGCCGACCTTTTGGGTGGCTGGCGCGACGAGATGCGCTGGCCGCCGGCGACCGGGCTGATCACCGAACGCGACGCGGTCACGGCGCTGCGCGCCGGGCTGGCGGAGAAGCAGAGCAGCGGACGTAGCAGGCGCGGTTTGAGCATTGTCGGCGCAGCGGCTGCCGGTGTGCTGGCCCTCGGCGGTTTCGGTGCGGTCGTGGCCGGTGCCGGGCCCGGTGACTCCCTCTACGGGCTGCGCACGATGCTGTTCGGCACACCGACGCAGGTCCGCGACGACCAAGTGGCCCTGGCCTCGGCCAAAGAGCAGCTCGCCGAGGTCCAGCAGCTGGTTGCCAAGGGCGACTGGGAGGGGGCCCAGGCCAAGCTGGTCGAGGTCAACAGCCAGGTGAGCACAGTGGCTGATCAGCCGGAGAAGGCGCAGGTCCTCGAGCAGTGGAACCAGCTGTCGGCGAAGGTCGTGCAGAAGGATCCGGAGGCCACCGTGCCACCGGGCATCACCTACACGGTTCCGGCGTCGGCCCCCGAGCAACTGGTCCCGGCTGTGATCACGCCGTCCAACGGACCCGAGGTGCCGCCCACCAGCGTCCCGGATCTGCCGTCGATCACGATCTCCACGACACCCTCGGACGGGACCGGCACGTCCGGTCCCTCGACATCGGAGACTCCGACCTCGCCGACCCAGCAGACGGATCCGTCGACCACGACGACGGTCCCGACGACCACGACCGTCGCGCCGACCACGACGACGCAGCCGACGACGACGCCGCCCACCACGCCGACGAGTGCCACCACGACCACGACGCGGTTGCCGACGACGACCACCACGACGACCACGCTGGCCGGGGCGACGTCGAGTGTCAGCTCGGCGGCCCAGTCGCCGGCTTTGGCGACGACGACCGCGGCGGCGCCGGAACCTCCTGCTGCCGCGGCCACCACGTCGACGGCGGTCGTCGAGCAGCAGCAGTCATCGGTACCGGCCACGGTGCCTCAGACGATCGCCTCGGTGCCGTCGACGGCCTTCCAGACGCCTCGTACGCAGTCGCCGAATGCTGTGATCACCACCACGATGATGTTCCCGATGCCGCAGGCGCCGCAGCTGCCGCAATTGCCGAAGCTGCCGAGTTTCGGCGGTCAGGGCAGCTGA
- the guaB gene encoding IMP dehydrogenase, with protein sequence MTIAEGSTGRIDGLTAHLNGLLGESVPTGGDDPNKIAMLGLTFDDVLLLPAASDVVPATADTSSQLTKKIRLKVPLVSSAMDTVTEARMAIAMARQGGMGVLHRNLSIAEQAGQVEMVKRSEAGMVTDPVTCSPENTLAEVDAMCARFRISGLPVVDAQGSLVGIITNRDMRFEVDMSKPVSEVMTKAPLITAQEGVTADAALGLLRRNKIEKLPIVDGHGRLTGLITVKDFVKTEQHPLATKDSDGRLLVGAAVGVGDDAWERAMALVDAGVDVLIVDTAHAHNRRVLDTVGKLKAEVGHRVEVVGGNVATRSGAAALVEAGADAVKVGVGPGSICTTRVVAGVGAPQITAILEATAVCAPAGVPVIADGGLQYSGDIAKALAAGASTAMLGSLLAGTAEAPGDLIFVNGKQFKSYRGMGSLGAMQGRGAAGSTGRSYSKDRYFQDDVLSEDKLVPEGIEGRVPFRGPLSTVIHQLTGGLRAAMGYTGASGIEGLQHAQFVRITAAGLKESHPHDVTMTVEAPNYYAR encoded by the coding sequence ATGACCATTGCCGAAGGCAGCACCGGCCGCATCGACGGCTTGACCGCGCATCTGAATGGCCTGCTGGGGGAATCGGTTCCCACCGGCGGTGACGACCCCAACAAGATCGCGATGCTGGGCCTGACATTCGACGACGTGCTGTTGCTTCCCGCCGCCTCCGACGTGGTTCCGGCCACCGCCGACACCTCCAGCCAGCTGACCAAGAAGATCCGGCTGAAGGTGCCGCTGGTCAGCTCCGCGATGGACACCGTCACCGAGGCCCGGATGGCGATCGCGATGGCCCGTCAGGGCGGTATGGGCGTGCTGCACCGCAACCTGTCGATCGCCGAGCAGGCCGGACAGGTCGAGATGGTCAAGCGGTCCGAGGCGGGCATGGTCACCGACCCGGTGACGTGCTCGCCGGAGAACACGCTGGCCGAGGTCGACGCGATGTGCGCGCGGTTCCGCATCTCCGGTCTGCCGGTGGTGGATGCGCAGGGCTCACTTGTTGGGATCATCACCAACCGCGACATGCGTTTCGAAGTCGACATGAGCAAGCCGGTCTCCGAGGTGATGACCAAGGCTCCGCTGATCACGGCGCAGGAGGGCGTGACCGCTGACGCCGCGCTAGGCCTGTTGCGCCGCAACAAGATCGAGAAGCTGCCGATCGTCGACGGACACGGGCGGCTGACCGGTCTGATCACCGTCAAGGACTTCGTCAAGACCGAACAGCACCCGCTGGCCACCAAGGACAGCGACGGGCGGCTGCTGGTCGGCGCGGCGGTCGGCGTCGGCGATGACGCGTGGGAGCGCGCCATGGCACTCGTCGACGCCGGAGTGGACGTGCTGATCGTCGACACCGCGCACGCCCACAACCGCCGGGTGCTCGACACCGTCGGCAAGCTCAAGGCCGAGGTGGGGCATCGAGTCGAGGTCGTCGGCGGCAACGTCGCCACCCGCAGCGGCGCCGCCGCCCTGGTCGAGGCCGGCGCCGACGCGGTCAAGGTCGGGGTCGGCCCCGGGTCGATCTGCACCACCCGCGTGGTGGCCGGTGTCGGCGCACCTCAAATCACGGCGATTCTGGAGGCCACCGCGGTGTGCGCGCCGGCCGGTGTGCCGGTGATCGCCGACGGCGGTCTGCAGTACTCCGGCGATATCGCCAAGGCGTTGGCGGCGGGTGCGTCGACGGCGATGCTCGGCTCGCTGCTGGCCGGTACCGCGGAGGCGCCGGGTGATCTGATCTTCGTCAACGGCAAGCAGTTCAAGAGCTACCGCGGTATGGGTTCACTGGGTGCGATGCAGGGTCGCGGTGCGGCTGGATCCACCGGGCGGAGCTACTCCAAAGACCGCTATTTCCAGGACGATGTGCTCTCCGAGGACAAGCTGGTGCCCGAGGGCATCGAGGGCCGCGTCCCGTTCCGCGGCCCGCTGTCCACCGTCATCCACCAGCTCACCGGCGGCCTGCGTGCTGCCATGGGTTACACCGGTGCCTCGGGCATCGAGGGGTTGCAGCACGCGCAGTTTGTGCGGATCACCGCCGCGGGACTCAAGGAGAGCCACCCGCACGACGTCACCATGACTGTCGAGGCTCCCAACTACTACGCCCGCTAG
- a CDS encoding sigma-70 family RNA polymerase sigma factor, which translates to MTIPGERLDAAVAEAVAGSRDALREVVETIRPIVVRYVRARLGSTERVGLSADDVAQEVCLAAIQALPRYQDQGRPFLAFVYGIAAHKVADAHRAAARNRSDPTDVVPERFSLDAGPEQMAMQSDSAARMTKLLEILPEKQREILMLRIVVGLSAEETADAVGSTPGAVRVAQHRALAKLKTEITAAGNGYA; encoded by the coding sequence ATGACAATTCCAGGAGAACGTCTCGACGCCGCCGTTGCTGAGGCAGTGGCCGGCAGCCGGGATGCCCTCCGGGAAGTTGTGGAGACCATCCGCCCCATCGTGGTCCGTTATGTCCGGGCTCGCCTGGGGTCCACGGAGCGGGTCGGTCTCTCTGCCGACGACGTCGCTCAGGAGGTTTGCTTGGCCGCCATCCAGGCGCTGCCGCGCTATCAGGATCAGGGTCGCCCCTTCCTGGCCTTCGTGTACGGCATCGCTGCTCATAAGGTCGCCGACGCGCATCGCGCCGCGGCCCGTAACCGTTCCGACCCCACCGATGTGGTGCCGGAGCGGTTCTCGCTCGACGCTGGCCCCGAGCAGATGGCGATGCAGTCGGACTCCGCCGCGCGGATGACCAAATTGTTGGAGATCCTGCCCGAGAAGCAGCGCGAGATTCTGATGCTGCGCATCGTGGTCGGGTTGTCCGCCGAGGAGACCGCCGATGCGGTCGGCAGCACACCGGGTGCGGTGCGGGTCGCCCAGCACCGAGCCTTGGCCAAGTTGAAGACCGAGATCACCGCGGCAGGTAACGGCTATGCCTGA
- a CDS encoding GuaB3 family IMP dehydrogenase-related protein, giving the protein MVEIGMGRTARRTYELDDINIVPSRRTRSSKDVSTAWQLDAYRFEIPVVAHPTDALVSPEFAIEMGRLGGLGVLNGEGLIGRHADVEAKIAQVIEAAEKEPEPSAAIRLLQQLHAAPLDPELLGAAVARIRDAGVTTAVRVSPQNAQALTPALVQAGVELLVIQGTIISAERVASDGEPLNLKTFISELDIPVVAGGVLDHRTALHLMRTGAAGVIVGYGSTLGVTTSDEVLGISVPMATAIADAAAARREYLDETGGRYVHVLADGDIHTSGDLAKAIACGADAVVLGTPLAESAEALGDGWFWPVAAAHPSLPRGALLQIAAGERPSLDKVLNGPSDDPFGSLNLVGGLRRSMAKAGYCDLKEFQKVGLTVGR; this is encoded by the coding sequence ATGGTTGAAATCGGCATGGGCAGAACTGCCCGTCGCACTTACGAACTCGACGACATCAACATCGTTCCGTCCCGGCGGACGCGGTCGTCGAAGGATGTCTCTACCGCCTGGCAGCTCGATGCCTACCGGTTCGAGATCCCGGTCGTGGCCCACCCGACCGACGCCTTGGTGTCCCCGGAGTTCGCCATCGAAATGGGCCGCCTCGGCGGGCTCGGTGTGCTCAACGGCGAAGGTCTGATCGGCAGGCACGCCGACGTCGAGGCCAAGATCGCCCAGGTGATCGAGGCGGCCGAGAAGGAGCCCGAGCCGTCGGCGGCGATCCGGCTGCTGCAGCAGCTGCACGCCGCGCCGCTGGACCCCGAGCTACTCGGTGCCGCGGTGGCCCGCATCCGCGACGCCGGAGTCACGACCGCGGTACGGGTGAGCCCGCAGAACGCCCAGGCACTGACCCCGGCGCTGGTGCAGGCCGGCGTTGAGCTGCTGGTCATCCAGGGCACGATCATCTCCGCCGAGCGGGTGGCGTCCGATGGTGAGCCGTTGAACCTGAAGACGTTCATCTCGGAGCTCGACATTCCGGTGGTGGCCGGCGGCGTGTTGGATCACCGCACCGCGCTGCACTTGATGCGCACCGGCGCGGCCGGCGTCATCGTCGGCTACGGCTCGACGCTCGGGGTGACCACCAGTGACGAGGTGCTGGGCATCAGCGTGCCGATGGCCACCGCGATCGCCGACGCCGCCGCGGCCCGACGGGAGTACCTCGACGAAACCGGTGGGCGCTACGTCCACGTGCTGGCCGACGGCGACATCCACACCTCGGGTGACCTCGCCAAGGCGATCGCCTGCGGTGCCGACGCCGTCGTGCTGGGCACTCCGCTGGCCGAGTCCGCCGAGGCTCTCGGCGACGGCTGGTTCTGGCCGGTGGCCGCGGCGCACCCGTCGCTGCCACGCGGTGCGCTGCTGCAGATCGCGGCGGGGGAGCGGCCCTCGCTGGACAAGGTGCTCAACGGCCCGTCCGACGACCCGTTCGGCTCGCTCAACCTGGTCGGCGGCCTGCGCCGCTCGATGGCCAAGGCCGGGTACTGCGATCTCAAGGAGTTCCAGAAGGTCGGCCTGACCGTCGGCCGCTGA
- a CDS encoding GMC family oxidoreductase, translating into MEPDFDVLIIGSGFGGSVSALRLTEKGYKVGVLEAGRRYADHEFAKTSWRLREFLWAPRLGCYGIQRIHLLRNVMILAGAGVGGGSLNYANTLYVPPDPFFNDPQWKHITDWRAELMPHYDQAQRMLGVVKNPTFTDADRIMKEVAEEMGVGDTFTPTPVGVFFGVGGEKTPGKTVPDPYFGGVGPARTGCIECGECMTGCRHGAKNTLVKNYLGLAERAGAQVFPMTTVTSFAQRPDGVWEINTERTGRVARKDRRTFTANQVILAAGTWGTQKLLFKMRDTGTLPKLSDKLGVLTRTNSESIVGAGRLEARPDLDLTHGVAITSSIHPSPDTHVEPCRYGKGSNAMGLLQTLMTDGPGPEGSDVPRWKQLLTNAGEDPKGMIRMLSPRRWSERTMISLVMQHLDNSITTYTKRGAFGRRRMTSKQGHGEPNPTWIPVGNKVTRRVAEKIDGVAGGTWGELFNIPLTAHFLGGAAISDTPAKGVIDPYQRVYNYPTLHVMDGASVSANLGVNPSLSITAQAERATSLWPNKGEEDLRPAQGQPYRRLTPIAPKNPVVPTEAPGGLRNLPIEPINTGV; encoded by the coding sequence ATGGAACCGGATTTCGACGTTCTCATCATCGGTTCGGGTTTTGGCGGCAGCGTCAGCGCGCTGCGCCTCACCGAGAAGGGCTACAAGGTCGGCGTTCTGGAGGCGGGCCGCCGCTACGCCGACCACGAGTTCGCCAAGACCTCGTGGCGACTGCGCGAATTCCTGTGGGCGCCGCGGCTCGGCTGCTATGGCATCCAGCGGATCCACCTGCTACGCAACGTGATGATCCTCGCGGGCGCCGGCGTCGGCGGTGGATCGCTGAACTACGCCAACACCCTCTACGTGCCACCGGATCCGTTCTTCAACGACCCGCAGTGGAAGCACATCACCGACTGGCGCGCCGAGCTGATGCCGCACTACGACCAGGCGCAGCGGATGTTGGGGGTCGTCAAGAACCCGACGTTCACCGACGCGGACCGCATCATGAAGGAAGTGGCCGAGGAGATGGGTGTCGGCGACACGTTCACCCCCACGCCGGTCGGCGTGTTCTTCGGCGTGGGCGGGGAGAAGACGCCCGGCAAGACGGTGCCGGACCCCTACTTCGGCGGTGTCGGCCCCGCCCGCACCGGCTGCATCGAGTGCGGTGAATGCATGACCGGGTGCCGCCACGGCGCCAAGAACACTCTGGTCAAGAACTACCTCGGCCTGGCTGAACGTGCTGGCGCACAAGTCTTTCCGATGACCACGGTGACCAGCTTCGCCCAGCGGCCCGACGGTGTGTGGGAGATCAACACCGAGCGCACCGGGCGGGTCGCGCGCAAGGACCGCCGCACGTTCACCGCGAACCAGGTCATCCTGGCGGCGGGTACCTGGGGAACTCAGAAGCTGCTGTTCAAGATGCGCGACACCGGCACGCTGCCCAAGCTGTCCGACAAGCTCGGGGTACTGACCCGCACCAACTCCGAATCGATCGTCGGCGCAGGGCGTTTGGAGGCCCGCCCCGATCTCGACCTCACCCACGGGGTGGCGATCACGTCGTCGATTCACCCCAGTCCCGACACCCACGTCGAGCCGTGCCGCTACGGCAAGGGTTCCAACGCGATGGGTCTGTTGCAGACCCTGATGACCGACGGCCCCGGTCCCGAAGGCAGCGACGTCCCGCGCTGGAAGCAGTTGTTGACCAACGCCGGTGAAGACCCCAAGGGCATGATCCGGATGCTGAGCCCGCGCCGCTGGAGCGAGCGCACGATGATCTCGCTGGTCATGCAGCACTTGGACAACTCGATCACCACCTACACCAAGCGGGGGGCGTTCGGCCGGCGGCGCATGACCAGCAAGCAGGGCCACGGCGAGCCGAACCCCACCTGGATTCCGGTCGGCAACAAGGTGACTCGCCGCGTCGCCGAGAAGATCGACGGGGTGGCCGGCGGGACCTGGGGAGAGTTGTTCAACATTCCGTTGACGGCGCACTTCCTCGGCGGTGCGGCGATCAGCGACACACCTGCCAAGGGTGTCATCGACCCGTATCAGCGGGTGTACAACTACCCGACGCTGCATGTCATGGACGGCGCTTCGGTGTCGGCCAACCTCGGTGTGAATCCGTCGCTGTCCATCACTGCCCAGGCGGAGCGGGCAACATCGTTGTGGCCCAACAAGGGTGAAGAGGATCTTCGCCCGGCGCAGGGCCAGCCCTACCGGCGCCTGACGCCGATCGCGCCGAAGAACCCGGTGGTGCCCACCGAAGCTCCCGGCGGCCTGCGTAATCTGCCGATCGAGCCGATCAACACCGGGGTATAG